The following coding sequences lie in one Oncorhynchus nerka isolate Pitt River linkage group LG14, Oner_Uvic_2.0, whole genome shotgun sequence genomic window:
- the LOC115141933 gene encoding vascular endothelial zinc finger 1-like isoform X1 has protein sequence MEADNQMDSSNKKSESNCHSLLNSFKNEKFCFTVILILETGVVLLTRQSVSTLWSSQKQQANEALHHQHQVAQNSLLPLLQSGGPEPVDQKPVMPILLDQKPPVSVAELLKDNVASGTGGGGGGGGSGGGPVVVVKKEPKSKTPFICGYCNKAFRDSYHLRRHESCHTGVKMVSRPKKTQTAPTMVPMISTVPQRENSGGQPSYISTIAGILTTATTSASTGSSIMSPTMVPQQQHQQHHHHQQQSQPKKPAKPVKKNHGCEMCGKAFRDVYHLNRHKLSHSDEKPFECPICQQRFKRKDRMTYHVRSHDGGVHKPYICSVCGKGFSRDIGRGQGECCRGQTAPEEMGLQCNSCSSQGQWPDHLSCHVKHVHSSERPFKCQVTACTSAFATKDRLRSHMIRHEGKVTCNICGKMLSAAYITSHLKTHGQASFNNPCNKGLSDWQWNHHSGLRKGELTVGEILNNSFQVLMDISRFQDSNNVHNSGSVTPVTNSAAITSAMNRGNASNPVTIAAQMNITTSTVNITSPINLQHPVTITGPMNIAHPVAITSGMPMNITGPLNIAMRPMDSMPFLSQVLPSSPPW, from the exons ATGGAAGCTGACAACCAAATGGACTCTTCAAATAAGAAAAGTGAATCAAATTGTCATTCTCTGCTCAATTCTTTTAAAAATGAGAAGTTCTGTTTTACTGTCATCCTTATCTTGGAAACAGGGGTAGTTCTGCTGACAAGGCAGTCCGTTTCAACTCTCTGGAGCAGTCAGAAACag CAGGCCAATGAAGCCCTGCATCACCAGCACCAGGTGGCCCAGAACAGCTTGctgcctctcctccagtcaggagGACCAGAACCTGTGGACCAGAAGCCTGTGATGCCCATCCTCTTGGACCAGAAGCCCCCAGTCAGCGTCGCAGAGCTCCTCAAGGACAATGTGGCCAGTGGAACAGGGGGAGGCGGCGGAGGAGGAGGCAGCGGCGGTGGTCCCGTTGTAGTGGTGAAGAAAGAGCCCAAGTCCAAAACGCCTTTCATCTGCGGCTACTGCAACAAGGCCTTCCGGGACAGCTACCATCTCAGACGGCACGAGTCCTGCCATACGGGCGTCAAGATGGTGTCTCGTCCCAAGAAGACACAGACGGCACCCACCATGGTGCCCATGATCTCCACAGTGCCACAGCGCGAGAACAGCGGCGGGCAGCCCTCTTACATCTCCACCATCGCTGGCATCCTCACCACGGCCACAACCTCAGCCTCCACGGGCTCCAGCATCATGTCTCCCACCATGGTGCcccagcagcagcaccagcagcaccaTCATCATCAGCAGCAGAGCCAGCCCAAGAAGCCTGCCAAGCCAGTGAAGAAGAACCACGGCTGTGAGATGTGTGGCAAGGCCTTCCGTGACGTCTACCACCTGAACCGTCACAAGCTGTCCCACTCAGACGAGAAGCCCTTTGAGTGCCCCATCTGCCAGCAGCGCTTCAAGAGAAAGGACCGCATGACCTACCACGTGCGCTCACACGACGGGGGCGTTCACAAACCTTACATCTGCTCTGTCTGTGGGAAGGGCTTCTCCAG GGATATCGGCAGGGGACAGGGAGAATGCTGCAGGGGCCAGACGGCACCAGAAGAGATGGGTCTCCAGTGTAACTCCTGCAGCTCCCAAGGCCAATG GCCTGACCATCTAAGCTGTCATGTGAAGCATGTTCATTCCTCAGAGAGACCCTTCAAATGCCAAGTAACG gccTGCACCTCTGCTTTCGCCACCAAAGACCGCCTGCGCTCCCACATGATCCGACACGAGGGCAAGGTGACCTGCAACATCTGTGGCAAGATGCTGAGCGCTGCCTACATTACTAGCCACCTCAAGACCCACGGCCAGGCCAGCTTCAACAACCCCTGTAATAAAG GGCTAAGTGACTGGCAGTGGAACCACCACTCAGGGCTACGAAAAG GTGAGTTGACGGTAGGAGAGATCTTAAATAACTCGTTCCAAGTCCTTATGGACATCTCTCGTTTTCAAG ACTCTAACAACGTGCACAACTCCGGCTCAGTGACGCCCGTCACCAactctgccgccatcacctcggCGATGAACCGTGGCAACGCCAGCAACCCGGTAACCATCGCCGCCCAGATGAACATCACCACCAGCACGGTCAACATCACCTCTCCAATCAACCTGCAGCACCCAGTGACCATCACTGGGCCCATGAATATAGCCCACCCTGTGGCCATCACCTCTGGGATGCCCATGAATATAACCGGGCCGCTTAACATCGCCATGCGGCCCATGGATAGCATGCCTTTTCTCTCCCAGGTCctgccttcctcccctccctggtAG
- the LOC115141933 gene encoding vascular endothelial zinc finger 1-like isoform X3, whose product MEPSWSTFLFQSSVGPMVPGNPRRDYYTGIRQANEALHHQHQVAQNSLLPLLQSGGPEPVDQKPVMPILLDQKPPVSVAELLKDNVASGTGGGGGGGGSGGGPVVVVKKEPKSKTPFICGYCNKAFRDSYHLRRHESCHTGVKMVSRPKKTQTAPTMVPMISTVPQRENSGGQPSYISTIAGILTTATTSASTGSSIMSPTMVPQQQHQQHHHHQQQSQPKKPAKPVKKNHGCEMCGKAFRDVYHLNRHKLSHSDEKPFECPICQQRFKRKDRMTYHVRSHDGGVHKPYICSVCGKGFSRDIGRGQGECCRGQTAPEEMGLQCNSCSSQGQWPDHLSCHVKHVHSSERPFKCQVTACTSAFATKDRLRSHMIRHEGKVTCNICGKMLSAAYITSHLKTHGQASFNNPCNKGLSDWQWNHHSGLRKGELTVGEILNNSFQVLMDISRFQDSNNVHNSGSVTPVTNSAAITSAMNRGNASNPVTIAAQMNITTSTVNITSPINLQHPVTITGPMNIAHPVAITSGMPMNITGPLNIAMRPMDSMPFLSQVLPSSPPW is encoded by the exons CAGGCCAATGAAGCCCTGCATCACCAGCACCAGGTGGCCCAGAACAGCTTGctgcctctcctccagtcaggagGACCAGAACCTGTGGACCAGAAGCCTGTGATGCCCATCCTCTTGGACCAGAAGCCCCCAGTCAGCGTCGCAGAGCTCCTCAAGGACAATGTGGCCAGTGGAACAGGGGGAGGCGGCGGAGGAGGAGGCAGCGGCGGTGGTCCCGTTGTAGTGGTGAAGAAAGAGCCCAAGTCCAAAACGCCTTTCATCTGCGGCTACTGCAACAAGGCCTTCCGGGACAGCTACCATCTCAGACGGCACGAGTCCTGCCATACGGGCGTCAAGATGGTGTCTCGTCCCAAGAAGACACAGACGGCACCCACCATGGTGCCCATGATCTCCACAGTGCCACAGCGCGAGAACAGCGGCGGGCAGCCCTCTTACATCTCCACCATCGCTGGCATCCTCACCACGGCCACAACCTCAGCCTCCACGGGCTCCAGCATCATGTCTCCCACCATGGTGCcccagcagcagcaccagcagcaccaTCATCATCAGCAGCAGAGCCAGCCCAAGAAGCCTGCCAAGCCAGTGAAGAAGAACCACGGCTGTGAGATGTGTGGCAAGGCCTTCCGTGACGTCTACCACCTGAACCGTCACAAGCTGTCCCACTCAGACGAGAAGCCCTTTGAGTGCCCCATCTGCCAGCAGCGCTTCAAGAGAAAGGACCGCATGACCTACCACGTGCGCTCACACGACGGGGGCGTTCACAAACCTTACATCTGCTCTGTCTGTGGGAAGGGCTTCTCCAG GGATATCGGCAGGGGACAGGGAGAATGCTGCAGGGGCCAGACGGCACCAGAAGAGATGGGTCTCCAGTGTAACTCCTGCAGCTCCCAAGGCCAATG GCCTGACCATCTAAGCTGTCATGTGAAGCATGTTCATTCCTCAGAGAGACCCTTCAAATGCCAAGTAACG gccTGCACCTCTGCTTTCGCCACCAAAGACCGCCTGCGCTCCCACATGATCCGACACGAGGGCAAGGTGACCTGCAACATCTGTGGCAAGATGCTGAGCGCTGCCTACATTACTAGCCACCTCAAGACCCACGGCCAGGCCAGCTTCAACAACCCCTGTAATAAAG GGCTAAGTGACTGGCAGTGGAACCACCACTCAGGGCTACGAAAAG GTGAGTTGACGGTAGGAGAGATCTTAAATAACTCGTTCCAAGTCCTTATGGACATCTCTCGTTTTCAAG ACTCTAACAACGTGCACAACTCCGGCTCAGTGACGCCCGTCACCAactctgccgccatcacctcggCGATGAACCGTGGCAACGCCAGCAACCCGGTAACCATCGCCGCCCAGATGAACATCACCACCAGCACGGTCAACATCACCTCTCCAATCAACCTGCAGCACCCAGTGACCATCACTGGGCCCATGAATATAGCCCACCCTGTGGCCATCACCTCTGGGATGCCCATGAATATAACCGGGCCGCTTAACATCGCCATGCGGCCCATGGATAGCATGCCTTTTCTCTCCCAGGTCctgccttcctcccctccctggtAG
- the LOC115141933 gene encoding vascular endothelial zinc finger 1-like isoform X9 yields MEPSWSTFLFQSSVGPMVPGNPRRDYYTGIRQANEALHHQHQVAQNSLLPLLQSGGPEPVDQKPVMPILLDQKPPVSVAELLKDNVASGTGGGGGGGGSGGGPVVVVKKEPKSKTPFICGYCNKAFRDSYHLRRHESCHTGVKMVSRPKKTQTAPTMVPMISTVPQRENSGGQPSYISTIAGILTTATTSASTGSSIMSPTMVPQQQHQQHHHHQQQSQPKKPAKPVKKNHGCEMCGKAFRDVYHLNRHKLSHSDEKPFECPICQQRFKRKDRMTYHVRSHDGGVHKPYICSVCGKGFSRPDHLSCHVKHVHSSERPFKCQVTACTSAFATKDRLRSHMIRHEGKVTCNICGKMLSAAYITSHLKTHGQASFNNPCNKGLSDWQWNHHSGLRKGELTVGEILNNSFQVLMDISRFQDSNNVHNSGSVTPVTNSAAITSAMNRGNASNPVTIAAQMNITTSTVNITSPINLQHPVTITGPMNIAHPVAITSGMPMNITGPLNIAMRPMDSMPFLSQVLPSSPPW; encoded by the exons CAGGCCAATGAAGCCCTGCATCACCAGCACCAGGTGGCCCAGAACAGCTTGctgcctctcctccagtcaggagGACCAGAACCTGTGGACCAGAAGCCTGTGATGCCCATCCTCTTGGACCAGAAGCCCCCAGTCAGCGTCGCAGAGCTCCTCAAGGACAATGTGGCCAGTGGAACAGGGGGAGGCGGCGGAGGAGGAGGCAGCGGCGGTGGTCCCGTTGTAGTGGTGAAGAAAGAGCCCAAGTCCAAAACGCCTTTCATCTGCGGCTACTGCAACAAGGCCTTCCGGGACAGCTACCATCTCAGACGGCACGAGTCCTGCCATACGGGCGTCAAGATGGTGTCTCGTCCCAAGAAGACACAGACGGCACCCACCATGGTGCCCATGATCTCCACAGTGCCACAGCGCGAGAACAGCGGCGGGCAGCCCTCTTACATCTCCACCATCGCTGGCATCCTCACCACGGCCACAACCTCAGCCTCCACGGGCTCCAGCATCATGTCTCCCACCATGGTGCcccagcagcagcaccagcagcaccaTCATCATCAGCAGCAGAGCCAGCCCAAGAAGCCTGCCAAGCCAGTGAAGAAGAACCACGGCTGTGAGATGTGTGGCAAGGCCTTCCGTGACGTCTACCACCTGAACCGTCACAAGCTGTCCCACTCAGACGAGAAGCCCTTTGAGTGCCCCATCTGCCAGCAGCGCTTCAAGAGAAAGGACCGCATGACCTACCACGTGCGCTCACACGACGGGGGCGTTCACAAACCTTACATCTGCTCTGTCTGTGGGAAGGGCTTCTCCAG GCCTGACCATCTAAGCTGTCATGTGAAGCATGTTCATTCCTCAGAGAGACCCTTCAAATGCCAAGTAACG gccTGCACCTCTGCTTTCGCCACCAAAGACCGCCTGCGCTCCCACATGATCCGACACGAGGGCAAGGTGACCTGCAACATCTGTGGCAAGATGCTGAGCGCTGCCTACATTACTAGCCACCTCAAGACCCACGGCCAGGCCAGCTTCAACAACCCCTGTAATAAAG GGCTAAGTGACTGGCAGTGGAACCACCACTCAGGGCTACGAAAAG GTGAGTTGACGGTAGGAGAGATCTTAAATAACTCGTTCCAAGTCCTTATGGACATCTCTCGTTTTCAAG ACTCTAACAACGTGCACAACTCCGGCTCAGTGACGCCCGTCACCAactctgccgccatcacctcggCGATGAACCGTGGCAACGCCAGCAACCCGGTAACCATCGCCGCCCAGATGAACATCACCACCAGCACGGTCAACATCACCTCTCCAATCAACCTGCAGCACCCAGTGACCATCACTGGGCCCATGAATATAGCCCACCCTGTGGCCATCACCTCTGGGATGCCCATGAATATAACCGGGCCGCTTAACATCGCCATGCGGCCCATGGATAGCATGCCTTTTCTCTCCCAGGTCctgccttcctcccctccctggtAG
- the LOC115141933 gene encoding vascular endothelial zinc finger 1-like isoform X7, producing MEPSWSTFLFQQANEALHHQHQVAQNSLLPLLQSGGPEPVDQKPVMPILLDQKPPVSVAELLKDNVASGTGGGGGGGGSGGGPVVVVKKEPKSKTPFICGYCNKAFRDSYHLRRHESCHTGVKMVSRPKKTQTAPTMVPMISTVPQRENSGGQPSYISTIAGILTTATTSASTGSSIMSPTMVPQQQHQQHHHHQQQSQPKKPAKPVKKNHGCEMCGKAFRDVYHLNRHKLSHSDEKPFECPICQQRFKRKDRMTYHVRSHDGGVHKPYICSVCGKGFSRDIGRGQGECCRGQTAPEEMGLQCNSCSSQGQWPDHLSCHVKHVHSSERPFKCQVTACTSAFATKDRLRSHMIRHEGKVTCNICGKMLSAAYITSHLKTHGQASFNNPCNKGLSDWQWNHHSGLRKGELTVGEILNNSFQVLMDISRFQDSNNVHNSGSVTPVTNSAAITSAMNRGNASNPVTIAAQMNITTSTVNITSPINLQHPVTITGPMNIAHPVAITSGMPMNITGPLNIAMRPMDSMPFLSQVLPSSPPW from the exons CAGGCCAATGAAGCCCTGCATCACCAGCACCAGGTGGCCCAGAACAGCTTGctgcctctcctccagtcaggagGACCAGAACCTGTGGACCAGAAGCCTGTGATGCCCATCCTCTTGGACCAGAAGCCCCCAGTCAGCGTCGCAGAGCTCCTCAAGGACAATGTGGCCAGTGGAACAGGGGGAGGCGGCGGAGGAGGAGGCAGCGGCGGTGGTCCCGTTGTAGTGGTGAAGAAAGAGCCCAAGTCCAAAACGCCTTTCATCTGCGGCTACTGCAACAAGGCCTTCCGGGACAGCTACCATCTCAGACGGCACGAGTCCTGCCATACGGGCGTCAAGATGGTGTCTCGTCCCAAGAAGACACAGACGGCACCCACCATGGTGCCCATGATCTCCACAGTGCCACAGCGCGAGAACAGCGGCGGGCAGCCCTCTTACATCTCCACCATCGCTGGCATCCTCACCACGGCCACAACCTCAGCCTCCACGGGCTCCAGCATCATGTCTCCCACCATGGTGCcccagcagcagcaccagcagcaccaTCATCATCAGCAGCAGAGCCAGCCCAAGAAGCCTGCCAAGCCAGTGAAGAAGAACCACGGCTGTGAGATGTGTGGCAAGGCCTTCCGTGACGTCTACCACCTGAACCGTCACAAGCTGTCCCACTCAGACGAGAAGCCCTTTGAGTGCCCCATCTGCCAGCAGCGCTTCAAGAGAAAGGACCGCATGACCTACCACGTGCGCTCACACGACGGGGGCGTTCACAAACCTTACATCTGCTCTGTCTGTGGGAAGGGCTTCTCCAG GGATATCGGCAGGGGACAGGGAGAATGCTGCAGGGGCCAGACGGCACCAGAAGAGATGGGTCTCCAGTGTAACTCCTGCAGCTCCCAAGGCCAATG GCCTGACCATCTAAGCTGTCATGTGAAGCATGTTCATTCCTCAGAGAGACCCTTCAAATGCCAAGTAACG gccTGCACCTCTGCTTTCGCCACCAAAGACCGCCTGCGCTCCCACATGATCCGACACGAGGGCAAGGTGACCTGCAACATCTGTGGCAAGATGCTGAGCGCTGCCTACATTACTAGCCACCTCAAGACCCACGGCCAGGCCAGCTTCAACAACCCCTGTAATAAAG GGCTAAGTGACTGGCAGTGGAACCACCACTCAGGGCTACGAAAAG GTGAGTTGACGGTAGGAGAGATCTTAAATAACTCGTTCCAAGTCCTTATGGACATCTCTCGTTTTCAAG ACTCTAACAACGTGCACAACTCCGGCTCAGTGACGCCCGTCACCAactctgccgccatcacctcggCGATGAACCGTGGCAACGCCAGCAACCCGGTAACCATCGCCGCCCAGATGAACATCACCACCAGCACGGTCAACATCACCTCTCCAATCAACCTGCAGCACCCAGTGACCATCACTGGGCCCATGAATATAGCCCACCCTGTGGCCATCACCTCTGGGATGCCCATGAATATAACCGGGCCGCTTAACATCGCCATGCGGCCCATGGATAGCATGCCTTTTCTCTCCCAGGTCctgccttcctcccctccctggtAG
- the LOC115141933 gene encoding vascular endothelial zinc finger 1-like isoform X6, which translates to MPWLEMAPFLFLQANEALHHQHQVAQNSLLPLLQSGGPEPVDQKPVMPILLDQKPPVSVAELLKDNVASGTGGGGGGGGSGGGPVVVVKKEPKSKTPFICGYCNKAFRDSYHLRRHESCHTGVKMVSRPKKTQTAPTMVPMISTVPQRENSGGQPSYISTIAGILTTATTSASTGSSIMSPTMVPQQQHQQHHHHQQQSQPKKPAKPVKKNHGCEMCGKAFRDVYHLNRHKLSHSDEKPFECPICQQRFKRKDRMTYHVRSHDGGVHKPYICSVCGKGFSRDIGRGQGECCRGQTAPEEMGLQCNSCSSQGQWPDHLSCHVKHVHSSERPFKCQVTACTSAFATKDRLRSHMIRHEGKVTCNICGKMLSAAYITSHLKTHGQASFNNPCNKGLSDWQWNHHSGLRKGELTVGEILNNSFQVLMDISRFQDSNNVHNSGSVTPVTNSAAITSAMNRGNASNPVTIAAQMNITTSTVNITSPINLQHPVTITGPMNIAHPVAITSGMPMNITGPLNIAMRPMDSMPFLSQVLPSSPPW; encoded by the exons ATGCCCTGGCTGGAAATGGCTCCCTTTCTATTTCTG CAGGCCAATGAAGCCCTGCATCACCAGCACCAGGTGGCCCAGAACAGCTTGctgcctctcctccagtcaggagGACCAGAACCTGTGGACCAGAAGCCTGTGATGCCCATCCTCTTGGACCAGAAGCCCCCAGTCAGCGTCGCAGAGCTCCTCAAGGACAATGTGGCCAGTGGAACAGGGGGAGGCGGCGGAGGAGGAGGCAGCGGCGGTGGTCCCGTTGTAGTGGTGAAGAAAGAGCCCAAGTCCAAAACGCCTTTCATCTGCGGCTACTGCAACAAGGCCTTCCGGGACAGCTACCATCTCAGACGGCACGAGTCCTGCCATACGGGCGTCAAGATGGTGTCTCGTCCCAAGAAGACACAGACGGCACCCACCATGGTGCCCATGATCTCCACAGTGCCACAGCGCGAGAACAGCGGCGGGCAGCCCTCTTACATCTCCACCATCGCTGGCATCCTCACCACGGCCACAACCTCAGCCTCCACGGGCTCCAGCATCATGTCTCCCACCATGGTGCcccagcagcagcaccagcagcaccaTCATCATCAGCAGCAGAGCCAGCCCAAGAAGCCTGCCAAGCCAGTGAAGAAGAACCACGGCTGTGAGATGTGTGGCAAGGCCTTCCGTGACGTCTACCACCTGAACCGTCACAAGCTGTCCCACTCAGACGAGAAGCCCTTTGAGTGCCCCATCTGCCAGCAGCGCTTCAAGAGAAAGGACCGCATGACCTACCACGTGCGCTCACACGACGGGGGCGTTCACAAACCTTACATCTGCTCTGTCTGTGGGAAGGGCTTCTCCAG GGATATCGGCAGGGGACAGGGAGAATGCTGCAGGGGCCAGACGGCACCAGAAGAGATGGGTCTCCAGTGTAACTCCTGCAGCTCCCAAGGCCAATG GCCTGACCATCTAAGCTGTCATGTGAAGCATGTTCATTCCTCAGAGAGACCCTTCAAATGCCAAGTAACG gccTGCACCTCTGCTTTCGCCACCAAAGACCGCCTGCGCTCCCACATGATCCGACACGAGGGCAAGGTGACCTGCAACATCTGTGGCAAGATGCTGAGCGCTGCCTACATTACTAGCCACCTCAAGACCCACGGCCAGGCCAGCTTCAACAACCCCTGTAATAAAG GGCTAAGTGACTGGCAGTGGAACCACCACTCAGGGCTACGAAAAG GTGAGTTGACGGTAGGAGAGATCTTAAATAACTCGTTCCAAGTCCTTATGGACATCTCTCGTTTTCAAG ACTCTAACAACGTGCACAACTCCGGCTCAGTGACGCCCGTCACCAactctgccgccatcacctcggCGATGAACCGTGGCAACGCCAGCAACCCGGTAACCATCGCCGCCCAGATGAACATCACCACCAGCACGGTCAACATCACCTCTCCAATCAACCTGCAGCACCCAGTGACCATCACTGGGCCCATGAATATAGCCCACCCTGTGGCCATCACCTCTGGGATGCCCATGAATATAACCGGGCCGCTTAACATCGCCATGCGGCCCATGGATAGCATGCCTTTTCTCTCCCAGGTCctgccttcctcccctccctggtAG
- the LOC115141933 gene encoding vascular endothelial zinc finger 1-like isoform X8, whose amino-acid sequence MEADNQMDSSNKKSESNCHSLLNSFKNEKFCFTVILILETGVVLLTRQSVSTLWSSQKQQANEALHHQHQVAQNSLLPLLQSGGPEPVDQKPVMPILLDQKPPVSVAELLKDNVASGTGGGGGGGGSGGGPVVVVKKEPKSKTPFICGYCNKAFRDSYHLRRHESCHTGVKMVSRPKKTQTAPTMVPMISTVPQRENSGGQPSYISTIAGILTTATTSASTGSSIMSPTMVPQQQHQQHHHHQQQSQPKKPAKPVKKNHGCEMCGKAFRDVYHLNRHKLSHSDEKPFECPICQQRFKRKDRMTYHVRSHDGGVHKPYICSVCGKGFSRPDHLSCHVKHVHSSERPFKCQVTACTSAFATKDRLRSHMIRHEGKVTCNICGKMLSAAYITSHLKTHGQASFNNPCNKGLSDWQWNHHSGLRKDSNNVHNSGSVTPVTNSAAITSAMNRGNASNPVTIAAQMNITTSTVNITSPINLQHPVTITGPMNIAHPVAITSGMPMNITGPLNIAMRPMDSMPFLSQVLPSSPPW is encoded by the exons ATGGAAGCTGACAACCAAATGGACTCTTCAAATAAGAAAAGTGAATCAAATTGTCATTCTCTGCTCAATTCTTTTAAAAATGAGAAGTTCTGTTTTACTGTCATCCTTATCTTGGAAACAGGGGTAGTTCTGCTGACAAGGCAGTCCGTTTCAACTCTCTGGAGCAGTCAGAAACag CAGGCCAATGAAGCCCTGCATCACCAGCACCAGGTGGCCCAGAACAGCTTGctgcctctcctccagtcaggagGACCAGAACCTGTGGACCAGAAGCCTGTGATGCCCATCCTCTTGGACCAGAAGCCCCCAGTCAGCGTCGCAGAGCTCCTCAAGGACAATGTGGCCAGTGGAACAGGGGGAGGCGGCGGAGGAGGAGGCAGCGGCGGTGGTCCCGTTGTAGTGGTGAAGAAAGAGCCCAAGTCCAAAACGCCTTTCATCTGCGGCTACTGCAACAAGGCCTTCCGGGACAGCTACCATCTCAGACGGCACGAGTCCTGCCATACGGGCGTCAAGATGGTGTCTCGTCCCAAGAAGACACAGACGGCACCCACCATGGTGCCCATGATCTCCACAGTGCCACAGCGCGAGAACAGCGGCGGGCAGCCCTCTTACATCTCCACCATCGCTGGCATCCTCACCACGGCCACAACCTCAGCCTCCACGGGCTCCAGCATCATGTCTCCCACCATGGTGCcccagcagcagcaccagcagcaccaTCATCATCAGCAGCAGAGCCAGCCCAAGAAGCCTGCCAAGCCAGTGAAGAAGAACCACGGCTGTGAGATGTGTGGCAAGGCCTTCCGTGACGTCTACCACCTGAACCGTCACAAGCTGTCCCACTCAGACGAGAAGCCCTTTGAGTGCCCCATCTGCCAGCAGCGCTTCAAGAGAAAGGACCGCATGACCTACCACGTGCGCTCACACGACGGGGGCGTTCACAAACCTTACATCTGCTCTGTCTGTGGGAAGGGCTTCTCCAG GCCTGACCATCTAAGCTGTCATGTGAAGCATGTTCATTCCTCAGAGAGACCCTTCAAATGCCAAGTAACG gccTGCACCTCTGCTTTCGCCACCAAAGACCGCCTGCGCTCCCACATGATCCGACACGAGGGCAAGGTGACCTGCAACATCTGTGGCAAGATGCTGAGCGCTGCCTACATTACTAGCCACCTCAAGACCCACGGCCAGGCCAGCTTCAACAACCCCTGTAATAAAG GGCTAAGTGACTGGCAGTGGAACCACCACTCAGGGCTACGAAAAG ACTCTAACAACGTGCACAACTCCGGCTCAGTGACGCCCGTCACCAactctgccgccatcacctcggCGATGAACCGTGGCAACGCCAGCAACCCGGTAACCATCGCCGCCCAGATGAACATCACCACCAGCACGGTCAACATCACCTCTCCAATCAACCTGCAGCACCCAGTGACCATCACTGGGCCCATGAATATAGCCCACCCTGTGGCCATCACCTCTGGGATGCCCATGAATATAACCGGGCCGCTTAACATCGCCATGCGGCCCATGGATAGCATGCCTTTTCTCTCCCAGGTCctgccttcctcccctccctggtAG